The DNA segment TTTGTTTTTCGCACCACCCCGGCGGTGGCACCGCTGGAAATTCTGGGGGCAGTCGTGGCGGTCATCGGCGTGACGCTCGCCACGGGGTTGTGGGCGAACCGGGGCGTAACGCGCCACCCACCGCTGGAAGTACTGCGCCAGGAAACCTAGACGGGGCGCGGCGCAGGAGCGCGGTGGCCGGATGATGCCGGGCGGGTCGTCGGGGCGAGGGAATGGCGCACGCTTGCTTCTTTGCCGTTGTTCCTTCCCTTCATGCGGCCATGCCACGCGTCGTTAGCTTCCACTACACCCTCCGCGATCCGTCCGGTCGGGTGCTCGACACCTCCGCTGGGAACGATCCCATCACGTACATTGAAGGGGCGGGTCAGATCATTCCCGGACTCGATCAGCAGCTGCGGGATGCGCAGCTGGATGAGAAGCGGAAAGTGATCGTGCCGGCGGCGCAGGCGTATGGCGAACGCGACCCCGAGCAGGTGCAGCGCGTGAAACGCGAGCTGTTGCCGATCGATGGCGAACTCAAGGTTGGTGATCAGTTCCAAGCGGGTGCGGACCGGCACGCTCCGATCGTGACCGTGACCGCGATCGAAGGTGAGGATGTGGTGCTGGATGCGAACCATCCTCTGGCCGGAGTTGAGCTGACTTTTGACGTGCAGGTGACCGCGGTGCGCGAAGCCACCGAAGCCGAGCAGCAGCGCGGCCATGTTCATGGCGGCGAAGGCTGTTGCGGCGGTGGTGGCGGTGAGTGCGGTTGCGGCGGGCACTGATTTGCCGCGGTCCTGACCCAAGCCGGCGGCGCTGGGGCTTTTTGCCGGGCGCCGCCTAGGCGGCACCGGACGAAAGGAGGAGCCAAGCGGACGCTACCCGACGGCTCTTGGGCTGGAGGTGGTTGTCTGTAAGCAGGCCCGCCTGCAGCTTGCCGTTTGCGGCAAACGCCCCGGGTGTGAATCCTTTCGTCATGAACGTACTCGGCATCGACATCGGTGGCTCGGCGCTCAAAGGCGCGCCGGTGAACACGCTCACGGGCGAATTGCTTGCGGAGCGGCACCGTATCGCGACACCGGACACGCTGTCGCCGAAGGAGATGGCGGCGAGCGTGGGCGAGCTGGCGCGGCATTTCCGGTGGCGCGGGCCGATCGGCGTGGGTTTTCCCGGCGTGGTGCACGGAACCCGGATTCTGACGGCGGCGAACCTGCACAAAGGGTTCGTGGGGTGCGATGCGGGGAAGCTGTTCGCCGGGGCGACGCGTTGTCGTGTGGCGGTGACCAACGACGCGGCCGCGGCGGCGATGGCGGAGATGCGTTTCGGTGCCGGCGAGGGGTTTGATGGCAAGGTGTTGATCCTGACGCTCGGGACCGGCGTGGGCTCGGCGGTCGCATTCGGCGGGGTCGTGGTGCCGTTCGAGCTGGGGCATCTGCCGTGGAAAGGGAAGGATGCCGAGAAACATGTGGCGGCGTCGGTGCGCGAGCAGAAGGATCTTACCTGGAAAGAGTGGGGCGGGCGGTTGCACCACTACGTTGCGATCCTCGAACGGGTGATCTGGCCGGAGCTGATCATCGTGGGCGGCGGCGTGAGCTCGAAGCACCACAAGTTCTTCAAGTACATCAAGCCGCGGGCGCGGCTGGTGCCGGCGGAGTTCTTCAACGAGGCGGGGATTGTTGGGGCGGCGCTGGCGGCGACGGCGGTGCACGCGCGAAAACGCTGAGGCCTGGGAGCGGAGCACCGTCCGGTCGGGGCGCGGCGCGACATTGCGATTTTCCGTGTCTTCGCCGTTTTTGGCCGCCACAAACCAGCCCCGATGAAAAGCGCCTACGAACTCGCCATGGAGCGGCTCGCCAAGTCCGAGCCGACGTCCGCCCCGCTGACCGCCGAACAGAAGGCCCGCCTTGCGGAGATCGATCGCGTGTACAAGGGCAAGCTCGCCGAGCGGGAGATCTTCCTGCGCCAGCACCTGGATCAGGCGCTGGCCGACCAGAAGATGGAGGAGGTCGACAAGATCAAGCAGCAGATCGCAAATGAGCGCGCCCGGATTGAGGAGGAGCGGGAGGCGGAGAAGGATCGCGTGCGCAAGGGCGCCTGACGGCGTTTGCCGCGGGCGGAGCTACAGTTGGTAGCGGACTCCGGCCGCGAGCGTGAGGGCGACGACGACGAACGGCGCCCACCGCAGCCCGTGATTCCAGCGGCCGGCATAGCCGGCGATCAGGGTTGCGGTGAGGAGGGTCAATGCGGCGCCGCCGATCCAGGGCGCCCGAAACTCCGCGGTGATGTAGGCGCCGGGCACCCGCACGCCGTGGCGGACGAGTTGCT comes from the Opitutus sp. ER46 genome and includes:
- a CDS encoding peptidylprolyl isomerase, whose protein sequence is MPRVVSFHYTLRDPSGRVLDTSAGNDPITYIEGAGQIIPGLDQQLRDAQLDEKRKVIVPAAQAYGERDPEQVQRVKRELLPIDGELKVGDQFQAGADRHAPIVTVTAIEGEDVVLDANHPLAGVELTFDVQVTAVREATEAEQQRGHVHGGEGCCGGGGGECGCGGH
- a CDS encoding ROK family protein, yielding MNVLGIDIGGSALKGAPVNTLTGELLAERHRIATPDTLSPKEMAASVGELARHFRWRGPIGVGFPGVVHGTRILTAANLHKGFVGCDAGKLFAGATRCRVAVTNDAAAAAMAEMRFGAGEGFDGKVLILTLGTGVGSAVAFGGVVVPFELGHLPWKGKDAEKHVAASVREQKDLTWKEWGGRLHHYVAILERVIWPELIIVGGGVSSKHHKFFKYIKPRARLVPAEFFNEAGIVGAALAATAVHARKR